The Arachis hypogaea cultivar Tifrunner chromosome 16, arahy.Tifrunner.gnm2.J5K5, whole genome shotgun sequence genome contains a region encoding:
- the LOC112756770 gene encoding receptor-like cytosolic serine/threonine-protein kinase RBK2, which produces MASRFWFGKKKSSSSHGGGSEKKFSLDDASLAAKPRRRTSFLFSSPSPLQGSRHIERDNRSLTPTRSEYSVSTTPPPFPFRQHHHHDEDSLPPPATCLSFKWKNIFKPWKKKNNNNIRSSSPSTTRPSPPPPSSSSPPPPPPPPPPPPPPPLPNRGHGNFNFPPLIAFRSFQIRHATNNFSRENLIGRGGYADVFKGRLNGEMVAIKKLNKGINAANKNSPSPSSSSSSTSSSSSFLKELNIIAYIDHPNTAKLIGYSSEKEFCLVFQLSPLGSLASILHGPNRHILTWNRRYNIALGIARGLLYLHDHCHRRIIHRDIKSDNILLTKNFEPQICDFGLAKWLPPDADQQHVTKFEGTFGYSAPEYLTHGIVDEKTDVYAFGILLLEILTGRKALDYLQQSILIWAKPLIDAHNVKELVDPSLGEDYDIEQVERLLLTASLCVEHSPFLRPRMVQTMELLKPEEDIIFEFENDGTPRRVT; this is translated from the exons GTTTGGAAAGAAGAAAAGTAGTAGCAGCCATGGTGGCGGTTCAGAAAAGAAGTTCTCATTGGACGATGCTTCTCTCGCCGCAAAACCCAGAAGGCGAACCagcttcttgttttcttctccttctccactGCAAG GGTCGAGGCACATTGAGAGGGATAATAGATCCTTAACCCCAACAAGATCTGAATATTCCGTATCAACAACACCACCACCCTTTCCCTTTCGacaacatcatcatcatgatGAAGATTCATTGCCTCCACCAGCCACTTGTTTAAGCTTCAAATGGAAAAATATCTTTAagccatggaagaagaagaataataataatataagatcatcatcaccatcaactACTAGgccctctcctcctcctccttcttcttcttctcctcctcctcctcctcctcctcctccgccgCCGCCGCCACCGCCGCTGCCAAACCGAGGCCATGGCAACTTTAATTTTCCTCCGCTCATCGCTTTCAGATCCTTCCAAATTCGTCATGCAACCAACAATTTTAGCAGAG AGAATTTAATTGGAAGAGGTGGGTATGCTGATGTTTTCAAGGGTCGTCTGAATGGGGAAATGGTAGctataaaaaaattgaacaaaggGATTAATGCTGCAAATAAGAACTCGCCGTCGCCGTCCTCCTCGTCGTCGTCGACGTCATCATCGTCAAGCTTTCTGAAAGAGCTAAACATCATTGCCTACATCGACCATCCTAATACTGCAAAGCTTATTGGATACAGTTCAGAAAAGGAATTCTGCCTCGTCTTCCAACTTTCTCCACTTGGAAGTTTAGCTTCTATTCTCCATG GTCCAAATAGGCACATATTAACTTGGAATAGAAGGTATAATATTGCGCTGGGAATAGCAAGAGGGCTGTTGTACTTGCATGATCATTGTCACAGGCGAATCATTCATAGAGATATTAAATCTGATAATATTCTGCTCACTAAAAATTTTGAGCCACAG ATTTGTGATTTTGGGCTTGCAAAGTGGTTGCCACCAGATGCTGATCAGCAACATGTCACAAAATTTGAAGGCACATTTGG GTATTCTGCTCCTGAATATTTGACGCATGGAATAGTAGATGAGAAAACAGATGTTTATGCATTTGGGATCCTGTTGCTGGAGATTTTAACCGGGCGTAAGGCCTTGGATTATTTGCAACAAAGCATTTTGATATGG GCAAAGCCATTAATTGATGCTCATAATGTTAAGGAGCTTGTTGATCCATCACTTGGTGAAGATTATGACATAGAGCAGGTGGAACGTCTTCTTTTGACTGCTTCTCTCTGTGTTGAGCATTCTCCATTCTTGCGTCCTCGCATGGTTCAG ACTATGGAATTGCTGAAACCTGAAGAAGATATAATCTTCGAATTTGAAAACGATGGAACTCCAAGGCGCGTTACTTGA